In the Populus trichocarpa isolate Nisqually-1 chromosome 1, P.trichocarpa_v4.1, whole genome shotgun sequence genome, one interval contains:
- the LOC7485146 gene encoding glutamate receptor 2.7 isoform X14 yields the protein MKAVAAIVQSWNWHQVTVIYEDTDSSARGVIPHLHDALREVNSEVSQFVAFSPFASSDSMSKELENIKSKQYCRVFVVHLSFKLAVRLFEMANKMEMMKKDFVWITTDPITSLVHSINASVISSMQGILGVRSYFPKMGRHFETFNQRFSTRFSRKYPREEKKEPGIYAVQVYDAMRTIALGLIKTGSKRGGKELLENILDADFHGLSGKVKFKNQNVAAAEIFEIVNVIGTGYNELGYWSNGLGFSENIHENSSYNTSMIGLGQVYWPGGPRYTPRGWTALTSAKRLRIGVPSISGYEEYVKVESDDRLGTNFSGFSIEVFKATAASMPSFPLYEFQYFNGSYDKLVEQIHLKNFDAVVGDVEIVSSRYQYAEFTNPYTETGLVLIVPARSSSKAWSFVKPFTTTMWVLISVITVYNGFVVWWIEREHCDELQGSIPNQIGIMIWLSFNTLFSLNGPKLHSNLSRMSGVVWLFVALIITQTYTANLTSMLTVQRLEPIIPSVEELLNSNAMVGYCTGSYMERYLAEVLKFKSQNLKHFRSAENYFEGFKDKNISAAFLGTPYAKIFLAKYCNSFIQIGPTYKIGGFGFAFPRGSPLLASVNEALLKISENGTLQELEKTWISPQKCPEMPSDSSSLGPSGFRVLFFITGGTTTIAFVIYVCRPNLLRLKNMWGIISAVLKRWLSSRRQVTSRRVANVEIPPKAFPEAPVSLA from the exons ATGAAAGCTGTAGCTGCTATTGTGCAATCATGGAACTGGCATCAGGTCACTGTGATATATGAAGATACAGATTCTTCAGCAAGGGGAGTCATACCACATCTACATGATGCCCTTAGAGAAGTTAATTCAGAAGTAAGCCAATTTGTAGCCTTCTCTCCTTTTGCTTCTTCTGATTCAATGTCTAAAGAGCTTGAGAATATCAAAAGTAAGCAGTACTGTAGAGTCTTTGTTGTTCATTTGTCCTTCAAATTGGCTGTGCGGTTATTTGAAATGGCAAACAAAATGGAAATGATGAAAAAGGACTTTGTATGGATCACAACAGATCCCATTACAAGCCTTGTCCATTCCATCAATGCCTCTGTAATATCCTCAATGCAAGGAATTCTAGGAGTCCGGAGTTACTTCCCTAAAATGGGACGGCATTTCGAGACTTTTAATCAAAGATTTAGTACACGTTTTAGCAGAAAATATCCccgagaagaaaagaaagagccTGGGATTTACGCCGTGCAAGTCTATGATGCTATGAGGACAATAGCTCTTGGATTAATTAAGACCGGAAGTAAAAGGGGAGGGAAAGAGTTGTTGGAAAACATTTTGGACGCAGACTTTCATGGTTTATCAGGTAAAGTTAAATTCAAAAACCAGAATGTTGCTGCAGCAGAAATATTTGAGATCGTGAATGTAATAGGAACGGGTTACAATGAACTCGGGTATTGGTCCAATGGATTGGGATTCTCGGAGAACATCCATGAAAATTCTAGTTATAACACGTCGATGATTGGTTTGGGGCAAGTGTATTGGCCAGGGGGCCCTAGGTATACTCCAAGAGGATGGACTGCACTGACAAGTGCTAAGCGATTGCGAATCGGAGTGCCTTCCATTTCAGGCTATGAAGAATATGTGAAAGTGGAAAGTGATGATCGCTTGGGAACGAACTTCTCTGGTTTTTCAATCGAGGTCTTCAAAGCAACTGCAGCAAGCATGCCATCCTTTCCGCTATACGAGTTCCAATACTTCAATGGAAGTTACGATAAACTTGTAGAGCAAATTCATCTAAAG AACTTTGACGCAGTAGTTGGTGATGTGGAAATAGTTTCAAGCAGATACCAATATGCAGAATTCACCAATCCATATACTGAAACAGGATTGGTGTTGATCGTCCCGGCTCGTTCGAGCAGTAAAGCATGGTCATTCGTTAAACCATTCACCACAACCATGTGGGTTTTAATCTCAGTGATTACAGTCTACAATGGTTTTGTTGTTTGGTGGATAGAACGAGAGCATTGTGATGAACTACAAGGCTCCATCCCAAATCAAATTGGGATCATGATTTGGTTATCCTTCAACACTCTTTTCTCCTTGAATg GGCCAAAGCTTCATAGCAATCTATCAAGGATGTCAGGGGTGGTGTGGCTGTTTGTGGCTCTAATCATCACCCAGACGTACACAGCCAACCTCACAAGCATGCTAACTGTTCAGAGGCTTGAACCCATTATACCAAGCGTTGAAGAACTATTAAATAGCAATGCAATGGTTGGATATTGTACAGGTTCCTATATGGAAAGATATTTGGCggaagttttaaaattcaagagCCAAAACTTGAAGCATTTTCGGTCAgcagaaaattattttgaaggcTTCAAGGACAAGAATATCTCTGCTGCCTTTCTTGGAACTCCCTATGCCAAGATATTCCTTGCAAAATACTGCAATAGCTTCATCCAAATTGGACCAACGTACAAAATTGGAGGGTTTGGATTT GCGTTTCCGCGCGGATCTCCATTACTTGCTAGCGTGAATGAGGCTCTACTGAAAATATCAGAAAATGGAACGCTACAAGAACTAGAGAAGACATGGATTTCCCCACAAAAATGCCCGGAGATGCCAAGTGATAGTTCCAGCCTTGGTCCCAGTGGCTTCCGAGTACTTTTCTTCATAACTGGAGGCACAACAACAATTGCCTTCGTCATATACGTCTGTCGCCCTAATTTGTTGAGGCttaaaaacatgtggggaattATCTCAGCTGTACTGAAACGGTGGCTCTCTTCGAGGAGGCAAGTCACTAGTAGAAGAGTTGCCAACGTAGAAATTCCTCCAAAAGCTTTTCCAGAGGCTCCAGTCTCGCTGGCTTGA
- the LOC7485146 gene encoding glutamate receptor 2.7 isoform X6, with the protein MGTLPHAFSLFALILLLTSGTGADQSTKTQAIFKGSTGIGAIVDTSSRIGKEEIVAMEVAKEDFYGFGNQTVFPIKDSQKDTIHAALEAKDLIDTRQVQAIIGPQTWEEVPLVAEIARETQVPILSFADTAPEWATERWPSLLQASPDKRAQMKAVAAIVQSWNWHQVTVIYEDTDSSARGVIPHLHDALREVNSEVSQFVAFSPFASSDSMSKELENIKSKQYCRVFVVHLSFKLAVRLFEMANKMEMMKKDFVWITTDPITSLVHSINASVISSMQGILGVRSYFPKMGRHFETFNQRFSTRFSRKYPREEKKEPGIYAVQVYDAMRTIALGLIKTGSKRGGKELLENILDADFHGLSGKVKFKNQNVAAAEIFEIVNVIGTGYNELGYWSNGLGFSENIHENSSYNTSMIGLGQVYWPGGPRYTPRGWTALTSAKRLRIGVPSISGYEEYVKVESDDRLGTNFSGFSIEVFKATAASMPSFPLYEFQYFNGSYDKLVEQIHLKNFDAVVGDVEIVSSRYQYAEFTNPYTETGLVLIVPARSSSKAWSFVKPFTTTMWVLISVITVYNGFVVWWIEREHCDELQGSIPNQIGIMIWLSFNTLFSLNGPKLHSNLSRMSGVVWLFVALIITQTYTANLTSMLTVQRLEPIIPSVEELLNSNAMVGYCTGSYMERYLAEVLKFKSQNLKHFRSAENYFEGFKDKNISAAFLGTPYAKIFLAKYCNSFIQIGPTYKIGGFGFAFPRGSPLLASVNEALLKISENGTLQELEKTWISPQKCPEMPSDSSSLGPSGFRVLFFITGGTTTIAFVIYVCRPNLLRLKNMWGIISAVLKRWLSSRRQVTSRRVANVEIPPKAFPEAPVSLA; encoded by the exons ATGGGTACTTTGCCTCACGCCTTCTCGTTGTTCGCTCTAATTTTGCTCTTGACATCCGGTACAGGAGCCGATCAAAGCACCAAGACACAGGCTATTTTCAAAGGAAGTACTGGAATAGGAGCTATTGTGGATACAAGTTCCCGTATTGGCAAAGAAGAAATAGTAGCGATGGAAGTTGCAAAGGAGGATTTCTATGGCTTCGGAAATCAAACAGTTTTTCCTATAAAGGACTCTCAAAAGGATACCATCCATGCAGCTCTTGAAG CTAAGGATCTTATCGACACACGACAAGTACAAGCCATTATAGGACCACAGACATGGGAAGAGGTGCCATTAGTTGCTGAGATTGCCAGAGAAACACAGGTTCCAATTCTTTCTTTTGCTGACACAGCTCCAGAATGGGCAACTGAACGATGGCCTTCTCTACTTCAAGCTTCACCTGATAAGCGTGCTCAAATGAAAGCTGTAGCTGCTATTGTGCAATCATGGAACTGGCATCAGGTCACTGTGATATATGAAGATACAGATTCTTCAGCAAGGGGAGTCATACCACATCTACATGATGCCCTTAGAGAAGTTAATTCAGAAGTAAGCCAATTTGTAGCCTTCTCTCCTTTTGCTTCTTCTGATTCAATGTCTAAAGAGCTTGAGAATATCAAAAGTAAGCAGTACTGTAGAGTCTTTGTTGTTCATTTGTCCTTCAAATTGGCTGTGCGGTTATTTGAAATGGCAAACAAAATGGAAATGATGAAAAAGGACTTTGTATGGATCACAACAGATCCCATTACAAGCCTTGTCCATTCCATCAATGCCTCTGTAATATCCTCAATGCAAGGAATTCTAGGAGTCCGGAGTTACTTCCCTAAAATGGGACGGCATTTCGAGACTTTTAATCAAAGATTTAGTACACGTTTTAGCAGAAAATATCCccgagaagaaaagaaagagccTGGGATTTACGCCGTGCAAGTCTATGATGCTATGAGGACAATAGCTCTTGGATTAATTAAGACCGGAAGTAAAAGGGGAGGGAAAGAGTTGTTGGAAAACATTTTGGACGCAGACTTTCATGGTTTATCAGGTAAAGTTAAATTCAAAAACCAGAATGTTGCTGCAGCAGAAATATTTGAGATCGTGAATGTAATAGGAACGGGTTACAATGAACTCGGGTATTGGTCCAATGGATTGGGATTCTCGGAGAACATCCATGAAAATTCTAGTTATAACACGTCGATGATTGGTTTGGGGCAAGTGTATTGGCCAGGGGGCCCTAGGTATACTCCAAGAGGATGGACTGCACTGACAAGTGCTAAGCGATTGCGAATCGGAGTGCCTTCCATTTCAGGCTATGAAGAATATGTGAAAGTGGAAAGTGATGATCGCTTGGGAACGAACTTCTCTGGTTTTTCAATCGAGGTCTTCAAAGCAACTGCAGCAAGCATGCCATCCTTTCCGCTATACGAGTTCCAATACTTCAATGGAAGTTACGATAAACTTGTAGAGCAAATTCATCTAAAG AACTTTGACGCAGTAGTTGGTGATGTGGAAATAGTTTCAAGCAGATACCAATATGCAGAATTCACCAATCCATATACTGAAACAGGATTGGTGTTGATCGTCCCGGCTCGTTCGAGCAGTAAAGCATGGTCATTCGTTAAACCATTCACCACAACCATGTGGGTTTTAATCTCAGTGATTACAGTCTACAATGGTTTTGTTGTTTGGTGGATAGAACGAGAGCATTGTGATGAACTACAAGGCTCCATCCCAAATCAAATTGGGATCATGATTTGGTTATCCTTCAACACTCTTTTCTCCTTGAATg GGCCAAAGCTTCATAGCAATCTATCAAGGATGTCAGGGGTGGTGTGGCTGTTTGTGGCTCTAATCATCACCCAGACGTACACAGCCAACCTCACAAGCATGCTAACTGTTCAGAGGCTTGAACCCATTATACCAAGCGTTGAAGAACTATTAAATAGCAATGCAATGGTTGGATATTGTACAGGTTCCTATATGGAAAGATATTTGGCggaagttttaaaattcaagagCCAAAACTTGAAGCATTTTCGGTCAgcagaaaattattttgaaggcTTCAAGGACAAGAATATCTCTGCTGCCTTTCTTGGAACTCCCTATGCCAAGATATTCCTTGCAAAATACTGCAATAGCTTCATCCAAATTGGACCAACGTACAAAATTGGAGGGTTTGGATTT GCGTTTCCGCGCGGATCTCCATTACTTGCTAGCGTGAATGAGGCTCTACTGAAAATATCAGAAAATGGAACGCTACAAGAACTAGAGAAGACATGGATTTCCCCACAAAAATGCCCGGAGATGCCAAGTGATAGTTCCAGCCTTGGTCCCAGTGGCTTCCGAGTACTTTTCTTCATAACTGGAGGCACAACAACAATTGCCTTCGTCATATACGTCTGTCGCCCTAATTTGTTGAGGCttaaaaacatgtggggaattATCTCAGCTGTACTGAAACGGTGGCTCTCTTCGAGGAGGCAAGTCACTAGTAGAAGAGTTGCCAACGTAGAAATTCCTCCAAAAGCTTTTCCAGAGGCTCCAGTCTCGCTGGCTTGA